A genome region from Naumovozyma castellii chromosome 5, complete genome includes the following:
- the NCAS0E03200 gene encoding cytosine permease (ancestral locus Anc_7.241), with the protein MNFATDANKEIDVGSSYEMNDLERNSKDLKSPSKNLSSDYYVDIDSHASEEVLETKLNLFNRIAAGLSAETKGIEPITDEEKNDASLLNAASMWFSANMVIAAYAIGGLGPLVFGLNFGTSTLVIIFFNILGLLPVAFFSIFGAKLGLRQMVLSRFLIGNSTARIFSVINSVACVGWGIVNTVASSQLLNMVNQGPHKCPLWAGCIVIIGATILITFFGYRVIHSFEKWIWVPNFACFLVIIARLAKSGNFSNGEWTSGPTTAGNVLSFGSAVFGFATGWTTYAADYTVYMPRNTNKFKIFFSLVAGLSFPLFFVMILGAASAMGAVNNPDWANYYSENGMGGLTYAILVPNSLHGFGEFCCVVLSISIVANNVPNMYTIALSVQAIWAPLAKIPRVFWTMAGNFATLGIAIPACYFFDTFMEYFMDSIAYYLAIYISIALSEHFIYRRSFEAYNVEDWDDNSKLPIGIAGCCAFGVGVIGVALGMCQTYWTGQIGRLIGEYGGDLGFELGAGWSFIVYNLVRPLELKYFGR; encoded by the coding sequence ATGAATTTTGCTACTGACgcaaataaagaaatagatGTGGGTTCATCTTATGAGATGAACGATCTAGAGAGAAACTCAAAAGATCTAAAATCTCCTTCCAAAAACCTATCTTCTGATTATTACGTTGACATAGATTCGCATGCTTCTGAAGAGGTACTTGAGACGAAACTTAACTTATTTAACAGAATTGCTGCTGGTTTAAGCGCCGAGACTAAAGGTATTGAACCAATAACAGACgaagaaaagaatgatGCTTCCCTACTCAATGCTGCATCAATGTGGTTCTCAGCTAATATGGTTATTGCTGCCTACGCCATCGGTGGGTTAGGTCCGTTGGTTTTCGGCTTGAATTTTGGTACTTCTACATTGGTCATTATCTTTTTTAATATCCTAGGTTTATTACCGGTTGCATTCTTTTCTATATTCGGTGCCAAATTGGGTTTAAGACAAATGGTTTTATCTAGATTTCTTATAGGGAATTCAACAGCAAGAATCTTTTCTGTTATTAATTCTGTCGCATGTGTTGGTTGGGGTATTGTTAATACCGTAGCCTCGTCACAACTATTGAATATGGTTAACCAAGGGCCTCACAAATGTCCCCTCTGGGCTGGAtgtattgttattattggtgCTACCATCCTCATTACCTTCTTCGGTTATAGAGTCATCcattcttttgaaaaatggattTGGGTGCCAAATTTTGCATGTTTCTTAGTCATTATTGCCCGTTTAGCCAAATCCGGTAATTTCTCTAATGGTGAATGGACCTCAGGACCAACTACTGCAGGTAATGTCCTTTCATTTGGTTCCGCCGTCTTTGGATTTGCCACTGGTTGGACTACTTATGCCGCAGATTATACCGTCTACATGCCAAGAAATAcaaacaaattcaaaattttcttctccttaGTTGCAGGTTTATCTTTCccattattttttgttatGATTCTAGGTGCTGCCTCCGCCATGGGTGCTGTCAATAATCCAGATTGGGCCAACTATTATAGCGAAAATGGTATGGGTGGGTTAACATATGCAATCTTGGTCCCAAATTCCTTACATGGATTTGGTGAATTCTGTTGTGTGGTGTTATCTATCTCTATCGTCGCCAATAATGTTCCTAACATGTATACTATTGCATTATCTGTTCAAGCCATCTGGGCTCCTTTAGCTAAGATTCCAAGAGTCTTTTGGACTATGGCTGGTAATTTTGCCACTCTTGGTATTGCTATTCCTGCATgttatttctttgatacATTCATGGAATACTTCATGGATTCCATTGCATATTATTTGGCTATTTATATTTCCATTGCCCTTTCTGAACATTTCATTTATAGACGTTCATTTGAGGCTTACAACGTGGAAGATTGGGACGATAATTCTAAATTACCTATCGGTATTGCAGGTTGTTGTGCATTCGGGGTAGGTGTCATTGGTGTTGCATTAGGAATGTGCCAAACTTATTGGACAGGTCAAATTGGTCGTCTTATTGGAGAATATGGTGGTGATCTTGGGTTCGAATTAGGAGCCGGTTGGTCATTCATAGTTTACAACCTGGTAAGGCCGttagaattgaaatattttggtCGTTAA
- the NCAS0E03210 gene encoding sugar porter family MFS transporter, whose protein sequence is MSEDSTTTYNSSGHSSSSTFPDPKQIKSVEDVSLKVKTNENEGAPKPISAYFTVICLCLMIAFGGFIFGWDIGTIGGFVGQTDFKRRFGELNDEGEYYLSDVRTGLIVATFNLGCAFGGIILGRLGDFYGRKIGLVCVVSVYVVGVVIQISSTNNWIQYFIGRIVSGLGVGGIAVLSPTLISEIAPKHLRGMCISLYQLMITGGIFVGYCTNYGSKSYTNSIQWRMPLGLGFAWALIMVLGMMMVPESPRYLIEKGKFEEAKRSLAKSNKTTVDDPIVLREFDVINAGVEAERAIGNASWAELFSTKGKVLQRVIMGIMVQSLQQLTGCNYFFYYGTTIFQAVGMDDSYVTSIVLGVVNFSSTFISLWSVERFGRRKCLLWGSASMACCFVVFASMGVTKLYPNGMDQPTSKSAGNVMIVFACLFIFCFAVSWAPIAFVVVAESYPQRIKQRAMAIAVAANWIWNFAIGFCTPFITSAINFYYGFVFFGCLIFSFFYIFFFVCETKGLSLEEFNEMYEEGTLPWKSDTWIPSSRRGADYDVHATQNDDQTFFQKIFSKK, encoded by the coding sequence ATGTCGGAAGATTCAACTACTACTTATAATTCAAGCGGACATTCAAGTTCCTCTACTTTCCCAGACCCAAAACAAATCAAAAGTGTCGAGGATGTCAGTTTGAAGGTAAAAACCAATGAAAACGAGGGCGCACCGAAGCCAATATCTGCTTACTTTACTGTCATTTGTCTATGTCTAATGATTGCCTTTGGTGGATTCATCTTTGGTTGGGATATTGGTACCATTGGTGGTTTTGTCGGGCAAACCGATTTCAAGAGAAGATTTGGCgaattaaatgatgaaggAGAGTACTATTTATCTGATGTTAGAACCGGGCTCATCGTTGCTACATTTAATTTAGGATGTGCTTTTGGTGGTATCATATTAGGTCGCTTAGGTGACTTTTATGGACGTAAGATTGGTTTAGTGTGTGTGGTATCTGTCTACGTCGTTGGTGTTGTTATTCAAATCTCTTCTACTAATAATTGgattcaatattttattggaagaattgtATCTGGGTTAGGTGTTGGTGGTATTGCTGTCTTATCTCCAACTTTAATTTCCGAGATTGCACCAAAGCATTTGAGAGGCATGTGTATTTCGctttatcaattaatgATTACAGGTGGTATTTTTGTTGGGTATTGTACCAATTATGGCTCTAAATCATATACTAATTCAATCCAATGGAGAATGCCATTAGGTCTAGGTTTTGCATGGGCTTTGATTATGGTTTTAGGAATGATGATGGTCCCAGAATCTCCAAgatatttaattgaaaagggTAAATTCGAGGAAGCCAAACGTTCTTTAGCTAAATCTAATAAAACAACAGTTGATGATCCCATTGTTTTAAGAGAATTTGACGTTATTAATGCAGGTGTCGAGGCAGAAAGAGCTATAGGTAATGCTTCTTGGGCTGAACTATTTTCTACAAAGGGCAAAGTTTTACAACGTGTTATCATGGGGATTATGGTTCAATCATTGCAACAATTAACAGGTTGTAACTACTTCTTTTACTATGGTACCACTATTTTTCAAGCTGTTGGTATGGATGACTCCTATGTTACTTCAATTGTCTTAGGTGTCGTTAACTTTTCTTCCACTTTTATTTCGTTATGGTCCGTTGAAAGATTTGGACGTAGAAAGTGTTTGTTATGGGGATCTGCTTCTATGGCCTGCTGTTTTGTTGTGTTTGCTTCTATGGGTGTTACCAAGCTATATCCAAATGGCATGGACCAACCAACATCTAAGAGTGCTGGTAATGTAATGATTGTGTTTGCATGCCTGTTTATTTTCTGCTTTGCTGTCAGTTGGGCTCCAATCGCTTTCGTTGTGGTTGCGGAATCCTACCCTCAAAGAATTAAACAAAGAGCAATGGCTATCGCTGTCGCTGCTAATtggatttggaattttgCCATTGGATTTTGTACCCCATTTATTACTTCCGCTATCAACTTCTATTATGGGTTTGTTTTCTTTGGTTGTTtgatcttttcatttttctacattttcttctttgtttgtGAAACTAAAGGTCTTtcattggaagaatttaacGAAATGTACGAAGAAGGTACACTGCCATGGAAATCTGACACATGGATCCCATCTTCACGTAGAGGTGCTGATTATGACGTTCATGCGACGCAAAACGATGACCAaacatttttccaaaagatTTTTAGTAAGAAATGA
- the NCAS0E03220 gene encoding uncharacterized protein (ancestral locus Anc_7.240) encodes MISAGDAFTYKDDTTMLPPSLSRTTDQNRDLHNTISMTRITTEEAISSSESSMASESSLKNTKESIGPETFSTNGRSTVIKWRQNPMEVDIPSPRSIAITRKQIEKIPLSTRLNSSYDENASVNDFIDITKLSTKKLIKMISTILEKLIKSNDELRERNETSLNDRTDDDNSDESKLVRSIKSFRGKHIPPIKLEQYFHRIQKYCPTNNLVLLAILIYFDRISKVLNGSKENESDPNISTHHHLLRNYDCKIEDKFLLDSYNIHRLIISAITVSTKFWSDFFYSNSRYAKVGGISLDEMNYLELQFLLISNFDLIISSEEIQRYSGLLSKFYISITDLTAS; translated from the coding sequence ATGATAAGTGCAGGCGATGCATTCACCTATAAAGATGATACAACAATGTTACCCCCTAGTTTATCAAGAACAACGGATCAAAATCGTGACTTACATAACACAATATCTATGACAAGAATAACTACTGAAGAAGCAATCAGTAGTTCAGAATCATCAATGGCATCAGAATCATCGTTAAAGAATACAAAAGAAAGCATTGGCCCTGAAACGTTTTCAACAAACGGAAGATCAACTGTAATTAAATGGAGGCAAAATCCAATGGAGGTCGATATCCCATCTCCACGAAGCATCGCCATTACTAGAAAAcaaatagaaaaaatacCTCTTTCTACCCGTTTGAATTCTAGCTATGACGAGAATGCCTCTGTTAATGATTTCATAGATATTACAAAACTATCaaccaaaaaattaataaaaatgataagtactattttggaaaaacttATCAAATCAAACGACGAACTTCGTGAACGAAATGAAACCAGTTTGAATGACAGAACTGACGATGATAATTCCGATGAAAGTAAATTAGTAAGATCTATCAAATCATTTAGAGGTAAGCATATCCCACCGATTAAATtagaacaatattttcatcgAATTCAGAAGTATTGTCCCACCAACAATTTAGTATTATTGGCAATACTAATCTATTTTGATAGAATATCAAAAGTATTGAATGGCTCCAAAGAGAATGAGTCGGATCCAAATATATCCACTCACCATCATCTGTTGCGTAATTATGATTgcaaaattgaagataagTTCTTGCTGGATTCTTATAACATCCACCGTTTAATTATTTCCGCAATCACTGTTAGTACCAAATTTTGGAGTGATTTCTTTTATAGTAATTCCAGGTATGCTAAAGTTGGCGGAATCTCTCTCGATGAGATGAATTACTTGGAATTACAGTTTTTACTAATATCTAATTTCGatttaattatttcaagtgaagaaattcaaagatataGTGGGTTGCTATCAAAATTCTACATTAGCATAACCGACCTTACAGCATCCTAG
- the PET117 gene encoding Pet117p (ancestral locus Anc_7.239): MSRASKITFALTCVFTITTTVGVHYVQGMERDTLHQGPIKDAKRVAEKKRLKESGLDPAKEKKRMFNQSEHELQKELKKQYEQQQPLSGEVVTKDGEVVKEADKART, encoded by the coding sequence ATGAGTCGTGCAAGTAAGATAACATTTGCACTTACGTGTGTATTCACAATTACGACTACGGTCGGTGTTCATTATGTTCAAGGGATGGAAAGAGATACTCTTCATCAAGGTCCAATAAAGGATGCCAAGCGTGTTGCTGAAAAGAAGCGACTCAAAGAGTCGGGATTAGATCCGGCaaaggagaagaaaagaatgtTCAATCAGAGCGAACATGAATTGCAAaaggaattgaagaaacagtATGAACAACAGCAGCCGTTATCAGGGGAGGTTGTTACGAAGGATGGAGAAGTGGTTAAGGAAGCCGATAAAGCTCGAACTTAA
- the HMF1 gene encoding putative isoleucine biosynthesis protein HMF1 (ancestral locus Anc_7.238) — protein sequence MTTLTPVTCKNAPSAAASYSHAMKANNLIFLSGQIPMTAENKPVEGSIADKAEQVIQNIKNVLEASNSSLEKIVKVNIFLADINSFAEFNTVYAKYFNVHKPARSCVAVAALPLNADLEMEVIAVEND from the coding sequence ATGACTACTTTAACCCCAGTGACATGCAAGAATGCACCATCTGCAGCCGCCTCATACTCTCATGCTATGAAGGCTAACAACTTAATATTTCTATCTGGGCAAATTCCAATGACCGCTGAGAATAAGCCTGTCGAGGGCTCTATTGCTGATAAGGCTGAGCAGGTTATTCAAAACATTAAAAACGTTTTGGAAGCCAGTAATTCCagtttggaaaagattgtCAAGGTCAATATCTTCTTAGCTGACATCAATAGTTTCGCCGAATTTAACACCGTTTATGCTAAGTATTTCAATGTTCATAAGCCAGCTAGATCATGTGTTGCTGTTGCAGCATTGCCTCTAAATGCAGATTTGGAAATGGAAGTCATTGCAGTGGAAAACGATTAA
- the NCAS0E03250 gene encoding 60S ribosomal protein eL34 (ancestral locus Anc_7.237) has translation MAQRVTFRRRNPYNTKSNKIKVVKTPGGILRAQHVKKQASRPKCGDCGIPLPGVAALRPRQYASISKTSKTVSRVYGGSRCSNCVKERIVRAFLIEEQKIVKKVVKEQTEAAKKAEKKDAKKSKK, from the exons ATGGCTCAACGTGTTACcttcagaagaagaaatccaT ACAACACTAAATCCAACAAGATCAAGGTTGTTAAGACCCCAGGTGGTATTTTGCGTGCTCAACACGTCAAGAAGCAAGCTTCTAGACCAAAGTGTGGTGACTGTGGTATCCCATTGCCAGGTGTTGCTGCTTTGAGACCAAGACAATACGCTTCTATCTCCAAGACCAGCAAGACTGTTTCCAGAGTTTACGGTGGTTCCAGATGTTCTAACTGTGTTAAGGAAAGAATTGTCAGAGCTTTCTTGATCGAAGAACAAAAGATCGTCAAGAAGGTTGTCAAGGAACAAACCGAAGCTGCTAAGAAGGCTGAAAAGAAGGACGCCAAGAAGAGCAAGAAATAA
- the NCAS0E03260 gene encoding uncharacterized protein (ancestral locus Anc_7.236) — translation MDKLFSSFKTTDLEKQDPAFVANEAISNDTTSEDDFSKTVSSEASNIAFLQKIATRLNAETRGIEPVRDDEKTDANIWNPCMLWFSANFVISAYAVGALGPMVFGLNFGITSLTIVFFNIIGVVPVAYFSLFGPGLGLRQMVLSRYLVGNIVGRFFSFINCIACVGWCVLNSICSAQLLNMVNLHGHRCPFWAGIMVVVLGTILVTFFGIKVITAFERWSWVPNLAVFLVIIARLHKSGQFSGGKWTSGPTTAGNVLSLGCVAYGYAGAWATYSADYTVYMPRNTNKVKLFFGLCVALTVPLCFTMILGAAVGMGGVNNATWAKYYSSNGIGGLTYEVLVPNSVHGFGEFCCVLLALSTIANNTPNMYTLGFSFQAIWEPLARVPRAFCTLFGNAAVFVVGCCACYYFDSFMEKFMDTLAYYGAIYISLGMAEHLIFRKCSFKAYDVKDWKTFSKLPIGIAGGVGFFVAAFGVALGMCQSYWVGEIGRRIGKDGGDVGFEMGAAWGFIAYVLVRPLELKYFGR, via the coding sequence ATGGACAAGCTCTTCTCCTCGTTTAAAACTACTGACCTTGAAAAGCAAGATCCGGCGTTTGTTGCCAACGAAGCCATCTCAAATGACACTACTAGCGAGGATGACTTCTCAAAGACGGTATCCTCCGAGGCCTCCAATATCGCTTTTCTCCAAAAAATCGCTACTCGTCTGAACGCTGAGACACGAGGCATTGAGCCCGTGAGGGACGACGAAAAAACTGACGCAAATATATGGAACCCTTGCATGCTATGGTTCTCAGCTAATTTCGTCATTTCTGCCTACGCAGTTGGTGCCCTGGGCCCAATGGTCTTTGGCTTGAATTTCGGTATCACTTCTTTGACCATCgtctttttcaatatcattgGGGTTGTGCCCGTCGCGTATTTTTCGCTCTTTGGCCCGGGACTGGGTCTGCGTCAGATGGTCCTATCCAGATACTTGGTGGGCAATATCGTTGGCAGGTTCTTCTCGTTCATTAATTGTATTGCGTGTGTTGGTTGGTGTGTGCTAAATAGTATTTGCTCTGCCCAGTTGTTGAACATGGTGAACCTGCACGGTCACCGGTGTCCATTCTGGGCGGGAATCATGGTCGTTGTGCTGGGTACCATTCTGGTGACATTTTTCGGGATAAAGGTCATCACTGCCTTTGAGAGGTGGTCATGGGTCCCAAACTTGGCAGTTTTCCTTGTTATTATTGCCAGACTACACAAATCAGGTCAATTTTCTGGCGGCAAGTGGACCTCTGGACCAACAACCGCCGGTAACGTGCTTTCTCTTGGTTGTGTCGCCTACGGCTATGCTGGTGCATGGGCCACTTATTCCGCAGATTATACAGTTTACATGCCAAGGAACACCAACAAggtaaaattattctttggGTTGTGTGTCGCTTTGACTGTTCCCCTGTGCTTCACCATGATTCTTGGAGCAGCCGTTGGTATGGGTGGGGTGAACAATGCCACTTGGGCAAAATATTACTCGTCAAATGGGATCGGTGGGTTGACATACGAGGTACTTGTCCCCAACTCTGTTCATGGTTTTGGGGAGTTCTGTTGCGTTCTCTTGGCCCTCTCGACCATTGCAAACAACACTCCAAACATGTATACCCTGGGGTTCTCATTCCAAGCCATTTGGGAGCCCCTAGCAAGAGTGCCAAGAGCCTTCTGCACCCTCTTTGGGAATGCCGCTGTATTTGTTGTAGGCTGTTGTGCCTGCTACTACTTCGACAGCTTCATGGAGAAGTTCATGGACACACTGGCGTACTACGGTGCCATCTATATTTCCCTAGGTATGGCTGAGCATCTGATCTTCAGAAAGTGCAGCTTCAAGGCCTACGATGTCAAGGACTGGAAGACTTTTTCCAAGTTACCCATTGGCATTGCTGGTGGTGTTGGCTTTTTTGTCGCTGCCTTTGGGGTGGCTCTTGGTATGTGCCAGTCGTACTGGGTTGGTGAGATTGGTCGTCGTATTGGTAAGGACGGTGGTGATGTTGGGTTTGAGATGGGTGCCGCTTGGGGCTTTATTGCCTATGTTCTTGTAAGGCCTTTGGAACTAAAGTATTTTGGTCGTTGA
- the ARG56 gene encoding bifunctional acetylglutamate kinase/N-acetyl-gamma-glutamyl-phosphate reductase (ancestral locus Anc_7.251) has translation MPSPALLVSSTKRFNPSRLQKLTSVLAKVSLSTTASVAAPSFVSSTSSTINSTRRKVAYSKRCLSSNGVGSSGTRSTVIQLLNNISTKREVEQYLKYFSSVSQQQFAVIKVGGAIISDNLPELASCLAFLYHVGLYPIVLHGTGPQVNGRLEAQGIEPDYIDGIRITDEHTMAVVRKCFLEQNLKLVTALEKLGVRARPITSGVFTADYLDKSKYKLVGEITGVTKDPIEASINAGALPILTSLAETPSGQMLNVNADVAAGELARVFEPLKIVYLNEKGGIINGETNEKVSMINLDEEYDELMKQSWVKYGTKLKIKEIKELLDYLPRSSSVAIINVQDLQKELFTDSGAGTMIRRGYKLLKRSSLGEFVSADSLRKVLERDSDIASGKKTVASYLTDLEHSNFVSYSDEPLEALAIIKKNDVKVPILDKFLCSNSAWLNNVTDNVFSAIRRDFPALQWIVKEDDPNIAWHFDKSQGSYLKNGKVLFWYGIDDLNTVSELVGDFVKSATVGSGSSSSSGVFASAKSSRAYSTRSTPRPEGTNKSVGRVALIGARGYTGKNLIALINNHPYLEVAHVSSRELAGQKLQYYTKSEVTYENLQPEDIKKLEAAGEVDFWVMALPNKVCEPLVEAIESVGGKSKIIDLSADHRFVPETEWVYGLPELNNRERLADAKKIANPGCYATGSQLTIAPLREYINGLPTVFGVSGYSGAGTKPSNKNDPKFLNNNLIPYALTNHIHEREISTRMGHEVAFMPHVGQWFQGISLTISIPIKKGSLTATDAFNLYKKFYAGEKLVHVIEDVPLVKDIEGTHGVVIGGFKVNDLKDRIVVCATIDNLLKGAATQCLQNINLAMGYGEYAGIPENKIIQ, from the coding sequence ATGCCCTCTCCCGCATTATTGGTGTCGTCGACTAAAAGATTCAACCCATCAAGGTTGCAAAAGCTAACATCCGTGCTAGCTAAGGTGTCTCTATCTACCACCGCTTCAGTGGCAGCACCTTCCTTCGTATCctcaacttcttcaaccATCAACTCtacaagaagaaaagttGCATACTCGAAGAGATGTTTATCTTCAAACGGTGTCGGTTCATCCGGAACCAGATCTACCGTGATCCAactattaaataatattagCACCAAGAGAGAAGTGGAACAATatctaaaatatttttcatccGTCtcacaacaacaattcgCCGTCATTAAGGTCGGGGGCGCTATCATTAGTGATAATCTACCTGAACTGGCTTCTTGTTTAGCATTTCTTTATCATGTCGGCCTATACCCAATCGTTCTTCATGGGACTGGTCCACAAGTTAATGGGAGATTGGAAGCACAAGGCATTGAACCAGATTATATCGATGGGATTAGAATTACTGATGAGCATACAATGGCTGTCGTCAGAAAATGTTTCTTGGAACAAAACTTGAAATTGGTTACAgctttggaaaaattggGTGTACGTGCTAGACCAATTACTTCAGGTGTGTTCACAGCAGATTACTTGGATAAAAGTAAATATAAATTGGTTGGTGAAATTACTGGTGTCACCAAGGACCCAATTGAAGCTTCTATTAATGCTGGTGCTTTACCTATTTTGACCTCTCTTGCTGAAACTCCATCTGGTCAAATGTTAAACGTTAATGCTGATGTTGCTGCTGGTGAATTGGCAAGAGTTTTCGAACCTTTgaaaattgtttatttgaatgaaaaggGTGGTATCATTAATGGTGAAACCAATGAAAAGGTTTCTATGATTAAtttagatgaagaatatgatgaattaatgaaacaaaGTTGGGTTAAGTATGGTACtaaattgaagattaaGGAAATCAAAGAACTATTAGATTACTTACCacgttcttcttctgttgCTATCATTAATGTCCAAGACTTACAAAAGGAATTATTCACCGATTCTGGTGCAGGTACTATGATTAGAAGAGGTTATAAGCTTCTAAAGAGATCCTCTCTAGGTGAATTTGTCTCTGCTGATTCATTGAGAAAAGTTCTTGAAAGAGATTCTGATATCGCTTCAGGTAAGAAGACTGTCGCATCTTATTTAACTGATTTGGAACATTCCAATTTCGTTTCTTACTCTGATGAACCATTAGAGGCTCTAGCAATcataaagaagaatgacGTTAAGGTGCCTATCCTCGACAAATTCTTATGTTCCAACTCAGCTTGGTTAAACAATGTTACTGATAATGTATTCAGTGCAATTCGTCGTGATTTCCCAGCTTTACAATGGATTGTTAAGGAAGACGATCCAAATATCGCATGGCATTTTGACAAGTCTCAAGGTTCCTATTTGAAGAACGGTAAGGTTCTATTTTGGTACGGTATTGATGACTTGAACACCGTTTCTGAATTAGTTGGTGACTTCGTCAAGTCTGCAACTGTGGGATCCGGTTCCTCTTCATCTAGCGGTGTCTTTGCATCTGCTAAATCATCTAGAGCTTACTCCACTAGATCAACCCCAAGACCAGAAGGAACTAACAAATCAGTTGGTCGTGTGGCATTGATCGGTGCAAGAGGTTACACTGGGAAGAATTTGATCGCTTTAATTAACAACCATCCATATTTAGAGGTTGCTCACGTTTCCTCTCGTGAATTGGCCGGTCAAAAACTTCAATACTATACTAAATCTGAAGTTACCTATGAGAACTTACAACCTGAAGAcattaagaaattagaaGCCGCAGGTGAAGTGGATTTCTGGGTCATGGCTTTACCAAATAAGGTCTGTGAACCTCTTGTTGAGGCTATTGAAAGTGTCGGTGGTAAGTCAAAAATCATTGACTTATCTGCTGATCATAGATTTGTTCCTGAAACTGAATGGGTTTATGGTTTGCCTGAATTAAATAACAGAGAAAGACTAGCTGATGCTAAGAAGATTGCTAACCCTGGTTGTTATGCCACCGGTTCTCAATTAACCATTGCTCCATTGAGAGAATACATTAACGGATTACCAACTGTATTTGGTGTTTCTGGTTACTCTGGTGCCGGGACAAAACCATCTAACAAAAATGACCCTAAGTTCTTGAACAACAACTTGATTCCATACGCATTAACAAACCATATTCATGAACgtgaaatttcaacaagaaTGGGCCATGAGGTTGCTTTCATGCCTCATGTTGGTCAATGGTTTCAAGGTATTTCCTTGACTATCTCCATTCCTATCAAGAAGGGTTCTTTGACTGCTACTGATGCATTCAATCTATACAAGAAATTCTACGCAGGTGAAAAACTTGTTCATGTTATTGAAGACGTACCACTAGTAAAGGACATTGAAGGTACTCATGGAGTTGTCATTGGTGGATTCAAAGTAAATGATTTGAAGGATCGTATTGTCGTTTGTGCCACTATCGATAACTTATTGAAGGGTGCAGCTACTCAATGTTTGCAGAATATCAACTTGGCCATGGGTTATGGAGAATACGCTGGTATCCCAGAGAATAAGATTATTCAGTAA